The Sphingopyxis sp. TUF1 genome segment CAGTTGCTGGCAACCGAACCGCTCAGCGCGATCGCATAGGTTTCCGTATCGGGAGTGACCTGCGCGGCTGCCGGAACGGCGGCGAGAGCGAAGGGCAGTGCTGCGAGAATAAGTGCCTTTTTCATTGGGTAATCCTTTCCAGACTTAAACTAGGTTAGGCGAAGGAGAGGCCCGGCCGATCGACCAGACGACACCAACGGGGCATGTTCTTGTTCTTGAAAAGGACGCCCCCCGCGTTGCCTCTCGGATAAGGAAATTACGAGAGCCGACGGGGAGAGCCCATCACGCTCAAGGCGCAATTTGAATTCTTGCGGGATGCTGGGCGACGCAGCGGGATCGGGCTCGCACGCCTATGAAGATTTTTATCTTCATAAGTTGTTAAGGGTGACTCTTAAGAGTCGCTTGCTCATTTCAGGGCGGAAGAGACGTCGTTCAAGTCGCGGGGGCGGGGATGCTATGGCGCAGAATTTCCGAAGATTCTCTTTCCAAGCCATGTTTGTTGATGGCTAGGAGCGCAGGGCGCGCTGTCCCGATTCGAGGCAGTTTGGTTAATTTCGTGCGGCTAAGTTTGTAATTTTCCTAAGCTTATGTAATTAAACGTTCAGAGAATCACCGCTACCGGGGAGGTTGGCGGGCTACTCGCCTCAGGGTCGCAATGGGGAAGATTGCCGCATACTGCGGTGGTGGGGGAGGTATTTTGCGGGCTCTAAACCTTTGTTGCCGCGTCCTTCCTAGGTTGGACTAAGGCAAGATGACACATTTTGCATTCTCGGTTCTTGTATTGTGCAGGGAGACGCTCCTTCGCGAGGCTATTACGGATGCCTTATCCGCTGCAGCCGGAGCGACGGTTGCTGGGAGTATGTATCTTTCGGCGAACCTTCCGGACGAACTCAACATCAATCCCGATATCGTCGTATATGTCGACACGAGCGGCGATCAGCGGAATCTCGAGCGCGATGTCGCGAACGCACATCTTCTGAAATCCGCGCGCTGGATTGTTCTTAGCGATCAAAGCAGCGGAGCGCTCGTCGCGCGTCTGCGCGAACTGCGCGCCGGAATTTCTTTCGCGCCGCTTAGCGTGACGCGCCAGGCGCTCGCGCATCTGGTCGCGCTCACGGCGTGCGGACATGACGTCAGACTGGACGATTTCCGCGAGGCCGCCCCGTCGCAGGAACGGCTCCAGATCATGAGCGCGGGTCTCACGCCCTCCCAGTGGCGACTTCTTCACCATCTGGCGCTCGGCCTCTCCAACAAGGAGATTGCGCGCAAGGAGACGGCGACGGTCAATGCGATAAAGGTCCGCGTCCGGACGCTTCTTGCGCGCCTCAATGTCGCAAATCGTACGCAGGCCGCCGTAATGGTTGCGAAAGCTGGATTGTTCGAACAAGAGCACCCGCGCCGCACCAATGTCGTGGAACTTCGCAGACCGGCAGCCGAGCCCAGGATAGCGGTCAGCCTCTAGGGGCGTGCCGCACAGCCAACGAAGGGCCGAATGAACGAATGCACGGTGCGCAGCGCGGGCTAACATCTGCTGCGCCGAAGAATCATCGACTTTAGCGAGACCGGCGATCCGTTCGGGCGAGACGTTGCGCGCGGCCACGAGTTTCCCTCGAACGCCGCATAGGCGGCCGCGTCGGCTGGCTCGCGATACCATGCTTCGAAGGCGCCGCGATATGTTTATACCGAAGGGCGATCAGTCACCTTTCGGTTCGGGTGCGCCAATTCGGCTTCGGCGGGCCAATGGCCTTGCGGATTTTCGCGGACGATTTCGGTCAGCAGCGCCTTTGCGCCCGCCTCGTCGCCGGCGAAGCGGCGCTCCATGGCGATTGCGAATTTTATCGTGCTGTCGCGTACGTCCTCAATGTCTGCGGGATCGAGGCGGCCCTGCATGATCTGGACCGCCTGATAATAGACGTCATTCTCGATGAGCTTCAGCCCGGGTTCGATCGCGTCGATCGCCGCGCGCGCCTTGGCGTGCTCGCCCATCTTGCGATAGGCGAGATAAGTCCAGTAGGCGGTGGGCACGCGCATGTCGTCGCGCGCGAAATCGGCCGCCAGTTCGAGCGCCCTGGCCATGCCCGCGACGACGGTCGGATAGTCGCCGGTCGCGAAGCTGGTCTGCGCATGATAATAGACGATGTTGCCGCGATAGGTGCTGATCGTCAGCCCGATCGGGTTGGGCATGCCGTCGGGCTCGAAGCTGTCGGGGATATCGCCCATCAGCGCGAGCGCCTTCTCATAATCGGCGAGGGCTTCGGCGAATCGCCGCGCGCGGGTCAGGTCGCGCGCGCGAAAGCGATAGAGTTTGTAGCTGTTCGGGAATTTCTCGATCCCCGCGCTGAAGGCATCGACCGCGTCGCAAATGCGCCCTGCATAATCGAGGCGGCGGCCATACCAGATATGACTGTCCTCGCGGTCGGGTGCGATGCGCAGTGCGGCGGCGGCGATTTCGATGTCCTCGTCGAGCTTCTTTTGCGTTGCTGCGGGATATTCGGGGATCGTCAGCGGTGTGCCGATCAGGCTGGTCGCGCAATTCCCCGCGTCGGCGCCAGGGACATTTTCATTCGCCGACGCGGGGAGCGCCGCCAGTAACGAGGCGAGGATGAGGCCCGCAGCGCAAGCCGTGCGGCGAGTGCTCATCCGATCACCTCCTGATAGATGCGGCGGAGGTTGGTTCCCATGATCTTTTCGACCGTGGCTTCGGGATAGCCGAGCTTGCGCACGCCATCCCACACGACTTCCATGCGGCGCGGGCCGTTGAGTTCGTTGATGAACAAGGGCCAGTCGGCCTCGTTGAAATTGGCGCCCTCTTCGGCTTTCAACTCGGCGATATAGGCGTCGGTCATTTCGACGACGCGGTGGTCGCGGTCGCTGCCGATCGCGACATGGTCGGCGCCCATCACATTGACCGCATGGGCGATGTGGCGGAAATATTCGGGCAGGGCATCGTCGCGCTTGGTCGTTAGGAACGGCCGCATCTGGCATATGCCCGCAACACCGCCGCGGTCGGCGAGCAGGCGCAAGTTCGCGTCGGTGGTGTTTCGGACATTGCTGTGCACCGCCATGCACGCCGTGTGCGAGACGATCACGGGCACCTTCGACGCGGCGATCGTATCGGCCATCGTCTGCATATTCGCGTGCGACAGGTCGATCAGCATCCGCTGTTCGTTCATCCGGCCGACGAGGTCGCGCCCGAAGTGCGTCAGCCCGTTCGAACCCAGTTCCTTGCACCCGGCACCGGCCCAATTCTGGTCATTATAGGTGATCTGTGCCGAGGTGACCCCGAGCTTGCGGAACAGGTCGACATTGTCGAGATCGCGGCCGAACTGGGTGCTGTTCTGGAAAAGATAGAAAAGCGCAAGCTGGCCGTTCTTGCGTGCGACATCGATGTCGCTGGTCTTCGTCGCCTTCAGGAACAGTTCGGGATGTTTTGCGATATGGGCGTCGTGGTCGAGTACCGCTTGCACCGCTTCTTCATACGCTTGCCCCTCGTAAACCTTGGGGTCGCACAGCGTGATCGTGATGGCGTCGAGCCCGCTGGCCCGCATCTGGCCGATCAGCGCGGCGTCATATTCGAAGCGCACCTCGCCCATCGCGTCGAAGGTGAGCGGTCGTGCCGCCCTGCGCGCCGCAGCGGCGGGCGCAACCGTCATCGCGGCGGTCAAGGCTGCCCCCGACAGGATGAATTTCCGTCTGTCCATAGCTCCATCCTCTCCCCATTCTTATTGGAAAGAATTTAGCTGATAGGAAAATTATTGCAAGAAAATAGATGACGCCGAAAAAGCGAGGGTTAGCCGGTGTTGACCCACAGAACGACGGCGTCTTCCTCGCTCGTCGAATAAGCGGCGTGCTGCATACTGCTGTTGATATAGATGCTGTCGCCGACGCCCAGGATGGCCGGTTCATAATGTTCAGTCTGAAAGCAGATCTCGCCTTCGAGGACGTAGAGAAACTCCTCTCCGCTGTGCTGCGACCAGCTCTTGAAATCCTCCAGGCTGCGCGCCTTGATCGTGGTGACGAAGGGCAGGATTTTCTTGTTCTTGAGTTCGGCGGCGATCAGGCGGTGCCGATAGACTTCGGTTTCCATCAGGCGCCCCGCGCCCGCCATCGTCACGCTGCGCCGTCCGGCCGCGTCGTGCGAGGCGTTGCCTGCGAACAATTCGGTGATATCGATGTCAAAGCCGGCCGCAAGTTTCTGCACGACGTCGAATGTCGGCGACATCTGGTCATTTTCGATCTTCGACAGGGTCGAGGCGGCAAGGCCGGTCAGCCGCCCCGCATCCTCAAGCGTCATGCCGCGTTCGCGGCGGAGCAAGCGCAGTCGCTCGCCAAGATGGAACCCTTCGGACCGCGGACGCTTGGCTGTGCGCATGGCACCCAGGATTTCCGGCGCGTCTCCATGGCTGGGCGGCATATATGTCCATTCCTTGTCTGTTGCGAGCGTTTCAGTCACTGTCGATCAGGAACCGTGAAAGACTAGCCGTCGCGGCCGATCGGATGCCGCCACCATAAAACAGAAATTTCCGATAGGCTACGGAATTGGCATATAAGCTATGCCAATTCCGTACATGCCCACCGGAAATTGTAATGCCGTCCTGATTGGTATTGATCAGAACTTATACTTAGCATTCAAATAATAGAAGCCGCCGGCGACCCCGAATACGCTGTGATTGTCGTAGATGAGGCCGCTGCGCGCCAGCCCGGGGCCGCGGCCCGGGGGGAAGATGTTGAACAGGTTGCGCGCGCCGATGCTGAGATCGACGTCCTGAATGCCCGAATAGGTCACCTCGGCGTCGAACAAGGTCACCGCCTTGCGCGGCAGGAAGGACGCGCCGTCGCGGCGGCGCCATGCGCCATAATGAACGGCGCGGGCCATGAAGCCGAAGTCGCCGACCTTGGTCGTGGCCGAGAAATTTCCGCGCCAGCGCGGCGTGCCGCGTTCGAATTCGACGACGATCGACGGACCAAATCCCGGCGGCGGGGCGCCGCGCAGATGCTGTTCATTATAGTTCACCGCGAGGCTGAAATCGGTCGAGGCATTGTCCGACCAGCTGTGGCGATAGGTGCTGACGAGATCGAAACCGCGAACGCGCGTGTCCATTTCATTCTGGAAATAGCGCACCTGTTCGATGTCGGCGCCGTTGGGGAAGCCGATCGCTGCCAGCGCGGCCCGCTCGGCCGCGGTGGTGTTGCGCGACGGCGTGAGCAACAAGCGGTCGTCGACGTCGATCTGGTAAAAATCAAGCGTCGCGAGGAAGCCGTCGAGGCCGGTGAAGACGACGCCCGCCGACATGTTGAACGAGGTTTCGGGTTTCAGCGACTGCGATCCGAACACCTGCGCCGCGGGCGAGCCCGGGACGAGCACGGCATCGAGAATGAAGCCGCCCATGCCGTCGAGCTGCGACGTGAGGCTGGTTCCGAAAACCTGGCCGGCAGCGGGTGCGCGGAAGCCCGTGCTGACCGAACCGCGCAGCGCGAAGGCGTCGCTCAGCTCGAAGCGCGTTGCCGCCTTGTAGCTGAAATTGTTGCCGAACTGGTCATAGTCTTCGTAACGCGCGGCGGCCGACAGGTTCCACCACGGCGTGATGTCGGCATCGACTTCGGCGAAGACTGCATAGCTGTTCGAATCGAAGGCGCCGGCAAATTCGGGCGAAAAGCCCTGAAAGCCGTTCGACCCGGCGGGCAGATCCTGAAGCGGCCCGGTGAGGTAGCTAGCGACATCGCCTTCGCCGATGACATAGGTTTCCTTGCGATGGCTGGCGCCAGCAAAGACGAGAATGTCGTCGTTCAGTTCATAAGCGACTTCGGCGTCGAACTGGATCTCGCGCTGGGTCAGCGATCCAGGCTTGAACGAAGTCGGCGAATCGACGCCCATCGAGGCGTTGATCGTGCCGGTGATCGTATAGTCGACGGTGTTGGTGCCGTAGCGCGCCGACAGGTCCCAAGTCAGCGGCCCCGCCTGGTCGCGCAGGCCGACGAGGGCACTGAAATCTTCCAGATGACCGCGGAACTCGGGGGTGAAACCGCCGGGATAGATCTCGGTCAGGTCGAACTCCTCGGGATGGGCCGGGGACAGGTCGAACGCCGAATTGGCATAGGTGCTGTGGCCGTTGAGTCCGCCCGCGGCAAAGGGCTGGCGCAGACCGAAGGTGACCGCGCTCTTGCCCGTCATATAATTGCCGAAGCTGTAGAGTTCGAGCTCTTCGCCGATTTCGATGCCGGCGTTCCACACCGATTTGAACGCCATATAGCGCGGGTCGAGATTGCCCTCGGGATGTTCGGGAACCCCCTGAACCCCCATTTCGCGTAGCGCGGCGGCGCCGGCGTGCGAGGCCTTTTTCGCGTACGCCTTCGCCTGATCGGTATATTGCGCGGCGAGGTTAAAATAGGCGTTGTCGCCGACCGGAACCGCGATGTGCCCCTGAATGTCATAGGTGCGGCCGCCGGTGCTGTAATATTCGCCGACCTGGCCGGTGATCGAGCCGCCGCTGCGCGCCTTTTTCAGTTCCATGTTGATCACGCCGGCGATCGCGTCCGAACCATATTGCGCCGACGCGCCGTCGCGCAGCACTTCGACGCTCGACAGCGCGATCGGCGGGATCACGTTGAAATCCTGGCCCTGCGAACCCGATGTTGTCGCATGGCCGGTGCCGATCTGCACGATCGCGGCGCGGTGGCGGCGCTTGCCGTTCATCAGCAGCAGGACGTGGTCGGCGGGCGAGCCGCGCAGCGTCACCGGGCGCACGAACGACGAACCGTCGTTGCCCTGAAGGCGCTGGGCATTGAAAGCGGGGACCAGCGTGCGCAGCGCGTCGTTGACGTCGGCATAGCCGGTGGTGCTGATCTGTTCGGGCGAGATCACGTCGATCGCGACCGAGCTGTCGGTGATCGAGCGGTCCTTGCGCCGCGAGCCGATGACGACGATGTCGTTGCCGCCCGCGTCCGATTCCGCACCGTCCGCTTCCGGCGGTGCCGACTGGGCGTGCGCCATCGGCGTGATCGTCAGCGCAAGCGCCGACGACAACAAGAGATGTGATACGAACTTCGACATTATTCCCTCCTTTTGGACCCGTTTCCCCACCGGAAATTCGTTGATTTCCGATCCATGCCTGCATTTCTAAAAATTTTCCTATCATAAAAATTATTGCTCTTCTAGCAAAAACTTCCTATGCGAAGGGAAGGCCCCGCACCGGCGGCCTTGGGCTACGCGCCGACGGGGAGAATTTGCTTGGGCGGCATCGCGACATGGACAGGGCTGGCGGTTGCAGCATCGCTATCGGGTGCGGCTGCCGCGCTTCCTGCCGGAGCTCAAGGCGAAGAGGGCCTGCTGATCTATGCCGGTTCGGTGATCGCCGTGCCCGGCGAGGCACCGCTGGGTCCAAGCACGATCGTCGTCAGGGACGGGCAGATCGCCGAAATCGCGGCGGGATATGTCGATCGCGCCGGAATGCGCGCCGTCGATCTGAAGCATCGTACGCTGCTGCCCGGCCTGATCGACACGCATGTCCATTTCAGCTTCACGCCCGACACAAAGCTGTGGTCGGCGGCGATCGACACGCCGGAAGATGTGGCGCTCCTCGCCTTTTCCAATGCGAAAAAGACGCTGGAGGCCGGCTTCACGACGGTGCGCGACGTCGGGTCGGACGGTTATTCGATCCACGCGCTGCGCGATGCGGTCAATGAAGGCGTTGTCGTCGGCCCGCGCATCTTTTTGTCGGGGACGTCGCTGTCGATCGTCGGTGGCCATGGCGACATGTCGGGCCTCAACCGCAAGGCGACCGAGGCGCTTTATCCTTATGACTATACGGGCGCCTGCACGGGCGGCGCCGAGTGCGCGCTGCGCGTCCGCGAGGCGGCGAAATATGGCGCCGACCTGATCAAGATTACCTCGACCGGCGGCATCATGTCGCAGCAGGCGAGGGGCCTTGGCCAGCACCTGACCGACGAGGAGCTGACCGCGATCGTCACCACGGCGCACAGCCTGGGGCTGAAGGTTGCGGCGCATGCGCATGGCGGAGCGGGCGTGACCGCGTCGGTGCGCGCGGGCGTCGATTCGATCGAGCATGGCACCTGGCTCGACGAAGCGACGGCGCGGCAGATGGCGGAGCGGGGCACCTGGCTGGTGCCGACGCTCGGCCTGCTCGATGGCCGGAAGGAGGCCGACGCCAGCCCCGAAGTACGGGCCAAGATGGCGGAGGCGCGGGCCGTCGCGGGCCGGAACATCCGGCTTGCGGTGCGGCACAAGGTCAGGATCGCTTTCGGCACCGACGCGGGGGTTTCGCCCCACGGCCAGAACGCCCGGCAATTTCGCCTGATGGTCGAGCAGGGGCCGATGACGCCCGCGGCGGCGCTCCGTTCGGCGACGGTCGATGCCGCCGCGCTGCTGGGCCAGTCCGACCGCATCGGCACGATTGCGGCCGGGAAACGCGCCGACCTGATCGCGGTCGACGGCGACCCCTATCGCGACGTGACGCTATTGGAGCGCGTCGCCACCGTCATCAAAGACGGGCGGGTCATCGTCCATGACGACAGCCGGCGCCCGTGACTATCCATCGCCATTCGATTCTCTCCCTTTCAACGGACAATGAAATGAACGCTCTCGAAAAAATGACATCCGTGCAGCCACGTGATTCCGCATCGGCGGGTCTGGCCAGCACCGTGGCCGATATTTTCGCCGGGCTCGGCCTGTCGCTCGACGGGCGCCGGGGATCGGACCTCGCCATATTCTCGCCGATCGACGGGTCGCAGCTGGCGACGCTGCGCACCGACAAGGCGGCGGACATGGATGCGATGGTGGCGAACGCCCGCACCGCCTTTGCCGCGTGGAAGGCCGTACCGGCGCCGCATCGCGGCGAACTCGTCCGGCGCTTTGGCCAGCTCGTGCGCGACCATAAGGAGTCGCTGTCGCAGCTGCTGTCGATCGAGAATGGCAAGATCCTGACCGAAGCGCGCGGCGAGGTGCAGGAGGTCATCGA includes the following:
- a CDS encoding dipeptidase, whose translation is MDRRKFILSGAALTAAMTVAPAAAARRAARPLTFDAMGEVRFEYDAALIGQMRASGLDAITITLCDPKVYEGQAYEEAVQAVLDHDAHIAKHPELFLKATKTSDIDVARKNGQLALFYLFQNSTQFGRDLDNVDLFRKLGVTSAQITYNDQNWAGAGCKELGSNGLTHFGRDLVGRMNEQRMLIDLSHANMQTMADTIAASKVPVIVSHTACMAVHSNVRNTTDANLRLLADRGGVAGICQMRPFLTTKRDDALPEYFRHIAHAVNVMGADHVAIGSDRDHRVVEMTDAYIAELKAEEGANFNEADWPLFINELNGPRRMEVVWDGVRKLGYPEATVEKIMGTNLRRIYQEVIG
- a CDS encoding tetratricopeptide repeat protein, whose amino-acid sequence is MSTRRTACAAGLILASLLAALPASANENVPGADAGNCATSLIGTPLTIPEYPAATQKKLDEDIEIAAAALRIAPDREDSHIWYGRRLDYAGRICDAVDAFSAGIEKFPNSYKLYRFRARDLTRARRFAEALADYEKALALMGDIPDSFEPDGMPNPIGLTISTYRGNIVYYHAQTSFATGDYPTVVAGMARALELAADFARDDMRVPTAYWTYLAYRKMGEHAKARAAIDAIEPGLKLIENDVYYQAVQIMQGRLDPADIEDVRDSTIKFAIAMERRFAGDEAGAKALLTEIVRENPQGHWPAEAELAHPNRKVTDRPSV
- a CDS encoding metal-dependent hydrolase family protein, which gives rise to MGGIATWTGLAVAASLSGAAAALPAGAQGEEGLLIYAGSVIAVPGEAPLGPSTIVVRDGQIAEIAAGYVDRAGMRAVDLKHRTLLPGLIDTHVHFSFTPDTKLWSAAIDTPEDVALLAFSNAKKTLEAGFTTVRDVGSDGYSIHALRDAVNEGVVVGPRIFLSGTSLSIVGGHGDMSGLNRKATEALYPYDYTGACTGGAECALRVREAAKYGADLIKITSTGGIMSQQARGLGQHLTDEELTAIVTTAHSLGLKVAAHAHGGAGVTASVRAGVDSIEHGTWLDEATARQMAERGTWLVPTLGLLDGRKEADASPEVRAKMAEARAVAGRNIRLAVRHKVRIAFGTDAGVSPHGQNARQFRLMVEQGPMTPAAALRSATVDAAALLGQSDRIGTIAAGKRADLIAVDGDPYRDVTLLERVATVIKDGRVIVHDDSRRP
- a CDS encoding response regulator transcription factor — translated: MTHFAFSVLVLCRETLLREAITDALSAAAGATVAGSMYLSANLPDELNINPDIVVYVDTSGDQRNLERDVANAHLLKSARWIVLSDQSSGALVARLRELRAGISFAPLSVTRQALAHLVALTACGHDVRLDDFREAAPSQERLQIMSAGLTPSQWRLLHHLALGLSNKEIARKETATVNAIKVRVRTLLARLNVANRTQAAVMVAKAGLFEQEHPRRTNVVELRRPAAEPRIAVSL
- a CDS encoding helix-turn-helix domain-containing protein; the protein is MPPSHGDAPEILGAMRTAKRPRSEGFHLGERLRLLRRERGMTLEDAGRLTGLAASTLSKIENDQMSPTFDVVQKLAAGFDIDITELFAGNASHDAAGRRSVTMAGAGRLMETEVYRHRLIAAELKNKKILPFVTTIKARSLEDFKSWSQHSGEEFLYVLEGEICFQTEHYEPAILGVGDSIYINSSMQHAAYSTSEEDAVVLWVNTG
- a CDS encoding TonB-dependent receptor plug domain-containing protein, with protein sequence MSKFVSHLLLSSALALTITPMAHAQSAPPEADGAESDAGGNDIVVIGSRRKDRSITDSSVAIDVISPEQISTTGYADVNDALRTLVPAFNAQRLQGNDGSSFVRPVTLRGSPADHVLLLMNGKRRHRAAIVQIGTGHATTSGSQGQDFNVIPPIALSSVEVLRDGASAQYGSDAIAGVINMELKKARSGGSITGQVGEYYSTGGRTYDIQGHIAVPVGDNAYFNLAAQYTDQAKAYAKKASHAGAAALREMGVQGVPEHPEGNLDPRYMAFKSVWNAGIEIGEELELYSFGNYMTGKSAVTFGLRQPFAAGGLNGHSTYANSAFDLSPAHPEEFDLTEIYPGGFTPEFRGHLEDFSALVGLRDQAGPLTWDLSARYGTNTVDYTITGTINASMGVDSPTSFKPGSLTQREIQFDAEVAYELNDDILVFAGASHRKETYVIGEGDVASYLTGPLQDLPAGSNGFQGFSPEFAGAFDSNSYAVFAEVDADITPWWNLSAAARYEDYDQFGNNFSYKAATRFELSDAFALRGSVSTGFRAPAAGQVFGTSLTSQLDGMGGFILDAVLVPGSPAAQVFGSQSLKPETSFNMSAGVVFTGLDGFLATLDFYQIDVDDRLLLTPSRNTTAAERAALAAIGFPNGADIEQVRYFQNEMDTRVRGFDLVSTYRHSWSDNASTDFSLAVNYNEQHLRGAPPPGFGPSIVVEFERGTPRWRGNFSATTKVGDFGFMARAVHYGAWRRRDGASFLPRKAVTLFDAEVTYSGIQDVDLSIGARNLFNIFPPGRGPGLARSGLIYDNHSVFGVAGGFYYLNAKYKF